From the Ciona intestinalis chromosome 2, KH, whole genome shotgun sequence genome, one window contains:
- the LOC100176038 gene encoding ufm1-specific protease 2 codes for MEIKVANGVNKKILETLGEDGCGLAVGLKSEKWIILTGYLRCDLSDLNIRKKITRWMPEGVDVLASYSATKKECIQDTTCPVHISIENNDLSATMWQDGRIFDTTMCVISDDEAKSLLDENTCLLHVTGNVKVNIPQINGELDTSNVGEVLKSSAFLIKEKNLILSESSNAILTWMEFVSKNKNNKIQTKSSSKLLHVEIMKSTLNKGDCFVPIVSVRPVATKVYHLPIKVDALCYIRKDDTLDRALESLQNTVQRQLWNACSAMNDQQPDNSKCGIPKPYYYQMQHYCHPVEIWYPGNKSDNELTDFRKDVLHKTFSLPHDRPIFRKANSIQFNPTNEVILKNTHEGLTPPKLTNGKVYTVHGTYSYHHYMQDRIDDNGWGCAYRSLQTIVSWFKQQGYTDQPIPSHREIQQTLVDVGDKTKDFVGTRKWIGSIEVNNVLNQLLGVTSKIMFVSQGAELVSRGRELAMHFQNQGTPIMIGGGVLAHTILGVCFSETTGQTHFLILDPHYTGGEDIQVIQSKGWCGWKGPNFWNPTAYYNLCLPQRPALF; via the exons ATGGAAATCAAAGTCGCAAATGGTGTGAATAAA AAAATCTTGGAAACCCTTGGAGAAGATGGTTGTGGGTTGGCTGTTGGCTTAAAATCGGAAAAGTGGATTATTTTAACAGGCTATTTAAGATGTGACTTGTCCGATTTAAATATCAGAAAAAAGATAACTCGGTGGATGCCTGAAG GAGTTGATGTTTTAGCTTCATACTCTGCAACCAAGAAGGAATGCATTCAAGACACAACATGTCCAGTCCATATTTCCATTGAAAATAATGATCTGTCTGCAACCATGTGGCAGGATGGGAGAATCTTTGATACCACTATGTGTGTTATAAGTGATGACGAGGCAAAATCATTGTTAGATGAAAATACTTGTTTGCTTCATGTTACCGGCAACGTTAAAGTTAATATACCACAAATAAATG GTGAACTTGACACCAGTAATGTGGgagaagttttaaaaagttctgCATTTTTgatcaaagaaaaaaatctcaTTCTCTCTGAATCTTCCAATGCAATTTTAACATGGATGGAGTTtgtatcaaaaaataaaaacaataaaatacaaactaaaTCCTCAAGCAAACTACTGCATGTTGAGATAATGAAATCAACATTAAATAAAGGCGATTGTTTTGTGCCAATTGTCAGTGTACGACCGGTGGCTACTAAAGTTTACCACCTCCCTATTAAAGTTGATGCACTTTGTTATATTAGAAAGGACGATACATTAGACAG AGCATtggaaagtttacaaaacactGTACAGCGTCAGTTGTGGAATGCTTGCTCTGCTATGAATGACCAACAACCAGACAACTCAAAATGTGGAATACCGAAGCCTTACTATTACCAGATGCAACACTACTGTCACCCGGTGGAAATTTGGTATCCAGGAAATAAAAGTGATAATGAGTTGACCGATTTCAGAAAG GATGTGCTGCACAAGACATTTTCTCTCCCGCACGATCGACCGATCTTTCGCAAAGCAAACTCCATACAGTTCAACCCAACCAATGAAGTTATATTGAAGAACACACACGAAGGGCTGACCCCTCCAAAACTCACGAATGGAAAA GTTTATACAGTACATGGAACATACAGCTATCATCACTATATGCAAGATAGGATTGATGATAATGGTTGGGGTTGTGCATACAGATCATTACAAACCATCGTATCTTGGTTCAAACAACAAGGTTATACTGACCAACCAATTCCATCACATAGGGAGATACAGCAG ACACTTGTTGATGTTGGGGACAAAACAAAGGATTTTGTTGGCACTCGTAAATGGATTGGTTCAATAGAAGTAAATAACGTGCTGAACCAACTCTTGGGTGTCACGTCTAAGATTATGTTTGTAAGTCAAGGTGCGGAACTTGTAAGCAGAGGAAGGGAACTTGCAATGCATTTTCAAAACCAAGGGACTCCTATTATGATAG GTGGAGGTGTTCTTGCACACACCATACTCGGTGTATGTTTCAGTGAAACAACTGGCCAAACTCACTTTCTCATACTTGATCCACATTATACGGGTGGGGAAGATATTCAGGTTATTCAAAGCAAGGGTTGGTGCGGATGGAAAGGACCAAACTTCTGGAACCCAACTGCGTACTACAATCTATGTTTGCCACAGAGGCCagctttgttttaa
- the LOC100186246 gene encoding stromal cell-derived factor 2 has protein sequence MSRIRLLLGFIFALLNSSALGLEYDFVTSGSVTKLMNKVYTVRLHSHDVKYGSGSGQQSVTGMNSQNDANSYWQVRSPTDEHITRGTPIKCGQSIRLTHINTNTNLHSHHFKAPLSKEQEVSAFGTDGEGDHLDNWVVVCSGKYWKRNNFVRFQHKETKAYLTCSDQVFGRPIHGQQEVMATLRDDTGSANYWKSMEGVFLKPTETPNKN, from the exons ATGTCGCGGATTCGTCTACTACTTGGTTTTATTTTCGCGCTGTTAAATTCAAGCGCCCTTGGACTCGAATACGATTTCGTAACGAGCGGCTCGGTTACAAAACTAATGAACAAAGTTTACACTGTACGTTTGCATTCACACGATGTCAAATATGGCTCCGGAAGCGGTCAGCAGTCAGTGACGGGTATGAACTCACAAAACGATGCCAACAGTTACTGGCAAGTTCGCAGCCCAACAGACGAACACATAACAAGAGGAACTCCTATCAAATGTGGCCAAAGCATTCGGCTAACTCATATAAACACCAATACCAACTTACATAGTCACCACTTTAAAGCTCCACTGTCAAAAGAACAG GAAGTAAGCGCGTTCGGCACAGATGGAGAAGGCGACCACCTTGATAACTGGGTTGTTGTGTGTTCTGGTAAATACTGGAAAAGAAACAACTTCGTTCGATTCCAGCACAAGGAAACTAAAGCATATCTCACATGCTCGGATCAAGTGTTTGGCCGACCAATACATGGGCAACAAGAGGTAATGGCCACACTGCGTGATGACACTGGATCTGCAAACTATTGGAAATCCATGGAAGGAGTGTTTCTTAAGCCTACAGAAACCCCCAACAAGAATTAA